One Microcoleus sp. bin38.metabat.b11b12b14.051 DNA segment encodes these proteins:
- a CDS encoding alpha/beta fold hydrolase, giving the protein MKQWRPFLLKFAIGYSLVCVALYFQQQRLIFFPNRQLQHTPSLYQLNYQDVWISISNQSGKPKYLHGWWIPAQQPNAAVILYFHHNSVNIGANISQALQFHKLGYSVFLFDYRGFGRSQGMFPTESQVYEDAQFAWNYLTQERQIVPSQIVIYGHSVGGAIAIDLAARHPEAAALVVQSSFTSMRDMSKRFGFYWLLPVELLLKQRFESLEKMKSIELPVIIITGTEDIQIPVQMGERLYEAAAVKFKQLIIIQGGGHDNHLSKPYRQQVKQFLEKAMSIDRR; this is encoded by the coding sequence ATGAAACAATGGCGACCCTTCCTACTAAAATTTGCGATCGGCTATAGTTTGGTTTGTGTTGCGCTCTACTTTCAACAACAGCGACTTATTTTCTTCCCTAATCGTCAACTTCAACATACCCCTTCTCTGTATCAACTGAACTATCAAGACGTTTGGATCTCCATTTCCAATCAAAGCGGAAAACCAAAATATTTGCATGGGTGGTGGATTCCTGCTCAACAACCCAATGCTGCTGTGATATTGTACTTTCATCACAACTCAGTTAATATCGGTGCAAATATCAGTCAAGCACTTCAGTTTCATAAATTGGGGTATTCGGTTTTCTTGTTTGACTACAGAGGATTTGGTCGGAGTCAAGGGATGTTTCCTACAGAGTCTCAAGTGTACGAGGATGCTCAATTCGCATGGAATTACTTGACTCAAGAACGCCAAATTGTACCAAGCCAGATCGTAATTTATGGTCATTCAGTTGGCGGGGCGATCGCAATTGATCTTGCAGCGAGACATCCAGAAGCCGCAGCATTAGTTGTGCAAAGTTCGTTTACCAGTATGCGCGATATGTCTAAGAGGTTTGGGTTTTATTGGCTACTTCCAGTCGAGTTGTTACTTAAACAACGGTTTGAGTCTTTAGAGAAGATGAAGTCGATCGAACTGCCAGTTATCATTATTACAGGTACTGAAGATATACAGATTCCAGTACAAATGGGAGAACGTTTATATGAAGCTGCTGCTGTCAAATTTAAGCAGTTAATCATTATTCAAGGTGGAGGACATGACAATCATCTATCAAAGCCATATAGGCAACAGGTGAAACAGTTTCTTGAGAAGGCAATGTCGATCGACCGCAGATGA
- a CDS encoding nucleotidyltransferase domain-containing protein — MVEYISELVKIISDRPYPLLFATVSGSHLYGFPSPDSDFDLRGVHILPLPKVIGLISGDETIEVSEFREKMELDLVTHDIKKFLELLLKRNGYVLEQLYSPLVVYTSEEHEELKHLASNCITKHHSHHYLGFAQTQWRLFEKESPRRVKPLLYVYRVLLAGIHLMQTGEVEANLVKLNEKFELPYIPDLIARKLAGAERSVLEDTDIGFYHQERDRLINVLEEASFTSHLPSNPNAKVDLNDFLVKVRMASLN; from the coding sequence ATGGTAGAATACATCTCTGAATTAGTCAAGATTATCTCCGATCGACCTTATCCGCTATTGTTTGCGACTGTCAGCGGATCGCACTTATACGGCTTTCCTTCCCCAGATTCTGACTTCGACTTGCGGGGAGTTCATATCTTACCGCTACCGAAAGTTATTGGACTGATTTCGGGAGATGAAACCATCGAAGTTTCGGAATTTCGAGAGAAGATGGAACTGGATTTAGTCACTCACGATATTAAGAAGTTTCTGGAGTTGTTGTTGAAGCGCAACGGCTATGTGCTAGAGCAACTGTACTCGCCACTCGTAGTTTATACTAGCGAGGAACACGAGGAGTTAAAGCATCTCGCCTCGAACTGCATTACCAAACATCACAGCCACCACTATCTGGGTTTTGCTCAAACTCAATGGCGATTGTTTGAGAAAGAAAGCCCGCGTCGGGTGAAGCCACTGCTGTACGTTTACCGGGTGTTGCTGGCGGGGATTCATTTGATGCAAACGGGGGAAGTTGAGGCGAATTTGGTTAAACTTAATGAGAAGTTCGAGTTACCGTATATTCCCGATTTGATTGCTCGCAAGCTGGCTGGGGCGGAAAGGTCGGTGCTGGAGGATACAGATATTGGATTTTATCACCAAGAGCGCGATCGGCTAATTAATGTATTAGAAGAGGCAAGTTTTACCAGTCATTTACCATCAAATCCTAATGCAAAGGTTGATCTCAATGATTTTCTGGTAAAGGTGAGGATGGCTTCTTTGAATTAA
- a CDS encoding nucleotidyltransferase domain-containing protein: MTNANIPQNFNLIVPAGTQIVTKIEVKNPGGDQSWKQGAVGAIVKSPTDNSHAYSVKLPDGTEVSLRRHEFSIRKQFQSEGLQSGGDFLAEYNLYDSVIYRCIVGSRAYGLDNEQSDTDRRGIYQPPAILHWSLYGIPEQLENQENQECYWELQKFLVLALKANPNVLECLYTPLVETVSPVAAQLLEIREIFLSQLVYQTYNSYVLSQFKKMEQDLRNTGEVRSKHAMHLIRLLLSGITILKEGFVPVRVQDFRSQLLSIRNQEISWDEVNRWRLSLHAEFDRAFADTKLPERPNYEQANLFLIKSRQSAIE, from the coding sequence GTGACAAATGCCAATATTCCTCAAAATTTCAACTTAATCGTCCCCGCAGGAACCCAAATTGTCACCAAAATTGAGGTCAAAAACCCCGGTGGAGACCAATCTTGGAAACAGGGCGCAGTAGGTGCGATTGTCAAATCGCCTACGGACAATTCCCACGCCTATTCAGTCAAACTCCCAGACGGAACAGAAGTTAGTCTGCGGCGACATGAATTCAGCATCCGCAAACAGTTTCAAAGCGAAGGATTGCAATCTGGAGGAGATTTTCTCGCGGAATACAATCTCTATGATTCTGTAATTTATCGCTGTATTGTTGGTTCGAGAGCCTACGGTTTGGATAATGAGCAATCCGATACAGACAGACGCGGAATTTACCAGCCGCCGGCAATTCTTCATTGGTCGCTTTATGGCATTCCAGAACAATTGGAAAACCAGGAAAATCAAGAATGCTATTGGGAACTGCAAAAGTTTCTGGTTTTGGCGCTGAAAGCTAATCCCAATGTGCTCGAATGTTTGTACACTCCTTTGGTAGAAACTGTTTCTCCTGTAGCTGCCCAATTGCTGGAAATTCGCGAAATCTTTCTGTCGCAATTGGTTTATCAAACTTACAATAGCTACGTTTTGTCTCAATTCAAAAAAATGGAGCAAGACCTTCGCAATACTGGAGAAGTGCGATCGAAGCACGCGATGCACTTGATTCGGTTGCTGCTGTCAGGAATTACGATACTTAAGGAGGGGTTTGTGCCGGTGCGGGTGCAGGATTTTCGATCGCAATTGCTATCAATCCGCAATCAGGAAATCTCGTGGGATGAGGTGAATCGCTGGCGGTTGAGCTTGCACGCGGAGTTCGATCGCGCTTTTGCTGATACTAAGTTACCGGAACGCCCTAATTACGAGCAGGCTAATCTGTTTTTGATTAAATCGCGTCAAAGTGCGATCGAATAG
- a CDS encoding DnaB helicase C-terminal domain-containing protein — MNTNIPPGYLTGLLDLDDMTGGMVQKDLIIVAARVSMGKTWFAIHLALQIAKKYKLPVVFFSAEMSKEGLTKRMLAMVSGINSQRLMWNKIYEEEWEKLASTIGDLSGLPIIIDDTSGPSLTPTLMRSLLRRVEQDYGKIGLVILDNLQLLGERSAVNRDQDVAALAGQCKAIAKDFDVPFVALAQIHRGVESRNDKRPLLLDLKEGGDIEQYADLALCLYRDDYYNPDSIEKGKIELIVRKQKNGALGTAKYWFSPEKGSFISILK, encoded by the coding sequence ATGAATACAAACATCCCACCGGGATACTTAACAGGGCTGTTAGATTTGGACGATATGACTGGGGGGATGGTACAAAAGGATCTAATCATTGTTGCCGCCAGGGTTTCAATGGGAAAAACCTGGTTTGCGATACATTTGGCTCTACAAATAGCCAAAAAATACAAACTGCCGGTAGTCTTTTTTAGTGCCGAAATGTCGAAAGAAGGGCTCACAAAGCGGATGCTGGCGATGGTGTCGGGGATAAATTCTCAAAGACTGATGTGGAACAAAATCTACGAGGAAGAATGGGAGAAGCTGGCATCCACAATCGGAGACCTATCGGGATTACCAATAATTATCGATGACACTTCGGGCCCTAGCCTAACACCAACACTAATGAGAAGCCTCCTTCGGCGCGTCGAACAAGATTACGGAAAAATCGGCTTAGTGATACTAGATAACCTCCAATTATTAGGAGAAAGAAGCGCAGTAAACCGCGATCAGGATGTGGCAGCGCTTGCAGGACAGTGCAAGGCGATTGCCAAGGATTTTGATGTGCCTTTTGTAGCACTAGCTCAGATACATCGTGGCGTCGAAAGTCGCAATGACAAGCGCCCATTGCTGTTGGATTTGAAGGAAGGTGGCGACATCGAACAATATGCAGACCTCGCTCTATGCCTGTATCGCGACGATTATTACAACCCAGACTCAATTGAAAAGGGCAAGATAGAATTAATAGTTAGAAAGCAAAAAAACGGTGCTTTAGGCACTGCAAAATACTGGTTCAGTCCCGAAAAAGGGTCATTCATAAGTATTCTAAAATAA
- a CDS encoding type II toxin-antitoxin system HicB family antitoxin, which yields MRYAVVIEKGETSYGAYVPDLPGCVAVAESLEEVRHLIKEAIAFHIEGLQEDAFPIPEPVSICEYVEA from the coding sequence ATGCGTTATGCTGTTGTAATTGAAAAAGGTGAAACTAGCTACGGTGCGTATGTTCCCGATTTACCTGGATGTGTAGCTGTGGCTGAAAGTTTAGAAGAGGTGAGGCATTTAATTAAAGAGGCGATCGCCTTTCATATTGAAGGACTACAAGAGGATGCTTTTCCGATTCCCGAACCTGTCTCTATTTGCGAATATGTTGAAGCTTAA
- a CDS encoding DUF2839 domain-containing protein produces MGEAKRRKESIGDEFGKEERIYPWLPITKTQSADFLKWTSRGSWAGISLLVGWWIVVRFVGPAAGWWVVD; encoded by the coding sequence ATGGGTGAAGCTAAGCGTCGTAAAGAGTCGATCGGCGACGAATTCGGTAAAGAAGAGCGTATCTATCCGTGGCTACCAATCACGAAAACCCAAAGCGCAGATTTTCTGAAGTGGACATCTCGCGGAAGTTGGGCGGGGATTAGTCTGTTGGTGGGTTGGTGGATTGTGGTGCGGTTTGTTGGGCCTGCTGCGGGTTGGTGGGTGGTTGATTGA
- a CDS encoding helicase C-terminal domain-containing protein: protein MIEVEVHNSLLSFLRSHSEPHWPHHLTMARLVARALRLGRSALIQTGLPAGAYRQRYRVSYLMPILMWPSPVILVAPTPLLEHLQEVEIPRLQEWLQTKKSIDIYSDNPAGGGLILADPQSWLAARLAGNSELHSNIPTIIDGVDDLEVWTRQQLTAGLVPADWNDLMQSGPLETDAILQARVLLTRAVFQHPAKPDECYLLETAEQNILQGLFERIEQNSVIPAAWSNFWQRWNTNGRLRWAQINRSAGSFSLYCAPIQVAEVLSKIWSAVPVVLIGGAVDVEQKAPIFRQMMGLPELTSVKFSPDRQNELIQLYIPNWLPLPNTPEFQGVLMEEIRTLLLMSASVAGLTVLIVGDVPLKARMAAILASEFGSRVQVEKTEVGENTILVTGWEFWREHQGELRAPHLLAIATLPLPSLENPLVTARVAFYKEQRRDWFRLYLLPAALNELQRAIAPVRERQGVVAIFDSRVIHRSYGQQVLAALSPFARIDYLDTTWLTQA, encoded by the coding sequence TTGATTGAGGTAGAAGTTCATAACTCGCTGCTGAGCTTTTTGCGATCGCACTCCGAGCCGCATTGGCCCCACCATTTAACGATGGCGCGGCTGGTGGCGCGGGCTTTGCGCTTGGGGCGGAGCGCTCTGATCCAAACTGGGCTTCCGGCTGGGGCTTACCGACAGCGGTATCGAGTCAGCTATTTGATGCCGATTTTGATGTGGCCCTCTCCTGTGATTTTGGTGGCGCCGACACCGCTGCTGGAACATTTGCAGGAGGTGGAAATTCCGCGATTGCAAGAGTGGCTGCAAACTAAAAAGTCGATCGACATTTATTCCGACAATCCCGCGGGAGGAGGATTGATCCTAGCAGATCCGCAGTCTTGGCTGGCGGCTCGCTTGGCGGGAAATTCGGAACTTCACAGCAATATTCCGACAATTATCGACGGTGTGGATGATTTGGAAGTTTGGACGCGCCAGCAATTGACGGCGGGTTTGGTACCGGCTGATTGGAATGATTTAATGCAATCTGGGCCTTTGGAAACCGATGCAATCCTCCAAGCGCGGGTGCTGCTAACGCGGGCTGTGTTTCAGCATCCGGCGAAACCTGATGAGTGCTATTTGCTGGAAACCGCAGAGCAAAATATTTTGCAAGGGCTGTTTGAAAGAATCGAGCAAAACTCTGTGATTCCGGCTGCTTGGAGCAATTTTTGGCAGCGGTGGAACACTAACGGCAGACTGCGGTGGGCGCAAATTAACCGCTCTGCGGGGTCATTTTCGCTGTACTGCGCGCCGATACAGGTGGCGGAGGTTTTGAGCAAAATTTGGTCTGCCGTGCCTGTAGTGTTGATTGGGGGCGCGGTGGATGTGGAACAGAAGGCTCCGATCTTCCGGCAAATGATGGGTTTGCCAGAGTTGACGAGTGTGAAGTTTTCGCCCGATCGACAAAATGAGTTAATTCAACTGTACATTCCGAACTGGCTGCCGTTGCCGAATACGCCGGAATTTCAGGGAGTTTTGATGGAAGAAATTCGGACTTTGCTGTTGATGAGTGCGTCGGTGGCGGGTTTAACGGTGCTGATTGTGGGTGATGTACCGCTGAAGGCACGGATGGCGGCGATTTTGGCTTCTGAGTTCGGTTCTCGGGTGCAGGTGGAAAAAACCGAGGTGGGGGAGAATACGATTTTGGTGACGGGATGGGAGTTTTGGCGGGAACATCAGGGGGAGTTGAGGGCGCCTCACTTGCTGGCGATCGCGACTTTGCCGCTACCAAGTTTGGAAAATCCTTTGGTGACGGCGCGTGTGGCTTTTTATAAGGAGCAGCGGCGGGATTGGTTTCGGTTGTATTTGTTGCCGGCGGCGCTGAATGAGTTGCAGCGGGCGATCGCGCCTGTGCGAGAACGTCAGGGAGTTGTGGCGATTTTCGACAGCAGGGTGATTCACCGCAGTTATGGACAGCAGGTTTTAGCGGCGCTGAGTCCGTTTGCGAGGATTGATTATTTGGATACGACTTGGTTGACGCAGGCTTGA